Proteins co-encoded in one Actinomadura luteofluorescens genomic window:
- a CDS encoding DUF4192 domain-containing protein — protein MTSLVIRSAQDAIAAVPYLLGFHPSRSLVVIGFEGRSRGTCAIRLDLPSSGEAERVAAVLSGNGFARSLLLGYGPPGEVAEAARPMRAALAAAGVPVAEAIRVADGRWWSLTCDDVCCPPEGTPYDISASAVAAQATFGGHVALADRAELVASVQPLDGPARAAMHHATERAERRYLARPPSSAENDLAFVLTLLARARDGSRPTDDEVAWLGLLLTDLRVRDETWSHTDEDPTAADIAFWRDIVRRVDPARAPAPASLLAFAAYSAGDGGLANVALQRALDADPAYSMAVILREVVNAGVPPAKMRPRTITAGSRPGAAR, from the coding sequence ATGACATCACTGGTGATCCGCTCCGCCCAGGACGCCATCGCGGCCGTCCCCTACCTGCTCGGCTTCCACCCCTCGCGCAGCCTCGTCGTCATCGGCTTCGAGGGGCGGTCCCGCGGCACATGCGCGATCCGGCTCGACTTACCGTCGTCCGGCGAAGCCGAACGCGTCGCCGCCGTCCTGTCGGGCAACGGCTTCGCCCGCTCGCTCCTGCTCGGGTACGGCCCGCCCGGCGAGGTGGCGGAGGCCGCCCGGCCCATGCGCGCCGCCCTGGCCGCCGCGGGCGTCCCCGTCGCCGAGGCCATCCGCGTCGCCGACGGCCGCTGGTGGTCGCTCACCTGCGACGACGTCTGCTGCCCTCCCGAAGGCACCCCGTATGACATCTCCGCCAGCGCCGTCGCGGCCCAGGCGACGTTCGGAGGCCACGTGGCCCTGGCCGACCGCGCGGAGCTCGTCGCCTCCGTCCAGCCGCTCGACGGTCCCGCCCGCGCCGCCATGCACCACGCCACCGAACGCGCCGAGCGGCGCTACCTGGCCCGCCCGCCCTCGTCCGCCGAGAACGACCTCGCCTTCGTCCTCACCCTGCTCGCCCGCGCCCGCGACGGCTCCCGCCCGACCGACGACGAGGTCGCCTGGCTCGGCCTCCTCCTCACCGACCTGCGCGTCCGCGACGAGACCTGGAGCCACACCGACGAAGATCCCACGGCCGCCGACATCGCCTTCTGGCGCGACATCGTCCGCCGCGTCGACCCCGCCCGCGCCCCGGCCCCCGCGTCCCTGCTGGCGTTCGCCGCCTACAGCGCGGGCGACGGCGGCCTGGCCAACGTCGCCCTGCAACGCGCCCTGGACGCCGACCCCGCCTACTCCATGGCCGTCATCCTTCGCGAAGTGGTCAACGCCGGTGTTCCCCCCGCCAAGATGCGCCCACGCACAATTACCGCGGGCTCACGGCCCGGGGCTGCCCGCTAA
- a CDS encoding TetR/AcrR family transcriptional regulator yields MSVSSRRRHRHGSSGRRTQEERRSRTQARLLEATTECLVDLGWSGTSTTEVARRAGVSRGAQQHHYPTKMVLVAAALEHLLEAQRLAYETAFAVLPAERRNVSGALDLLWEVFRGRPAKALMELAVAARTDDELRPLCRDLNERILQVITETFERLFPDNTLPPDFVSTTLRTLFAMFVGLSIQNALDDDADGHQAAVLRQVKDVAQLIVPEQGTAQARPRTGP; encoded by the coding sequence GTGTCAGTAAGCAGCCGCAGACGTCACCGCCACGGTTCCTCCGGGCGGCGCACGCAGGAGGAGCGCCGGTCGCGCACGCAGGCCAGGCTCCTGGAGGCCACCACGGAGTGCCTGGTGGACCTCGGCTGGTCCGGGACGTCCACCACGGAGGTGGCGCGCCGCGCCGGCGTCTCGCGCGGGGCGCAGCAGCACCACTACCCGACGAAGATGGTCCTCGTCGCGGCCGCGCTGGAGCACCTGCTGGAGGCGCAGCGCCTGGCCTACGAGACGGCCTTCGCGGTGCTGCCGGCGGAGCGGCGCAACGTGTCGGGGGCGCTCGACCTGCTCTGGGAGGTGTTCCGCGGCCGTCCGGCCAAGGCCCTCATGGAGCTGGCGGTGGCGGCCCGCACCGACGACGAGCTGCGGCCGCTGTGCCGCGACCTGAACGAGCGGATCCTCCAGGTCATCACGGAGACCTTCGAGCGGCTGTTCCCCGACAACACCCTTCCCCCCGACTTCGTCTCGACGACGCTGCGGACCCTGTTCGCGATGTTCGTCGGGCTGTCCATCCAGAACGCGCTCGACGACGACGCCGACGGCCACCAGGCCGCGGTGCTGCGCCAGGTCAAGGACGTCGCGCAGCTGATCGTCCCCGAGCAGGGCACGGCGCAGGCCCGGCCCCGCACCGGCCCCTAG
- a CDS encoding alpha/beta fold hydrolase, whose translation MTTQVLKTPEVDLVYDVHGPLPGGGGRPPLFMIGQPMDASGFGALASHFPDRSVITYDPRGLGRSVRRDGRVDQAPEIQAGDVYAVIEALGAGPVEMFASSGGAVTALALVTAHPDCVTTLVAHEPPLIAVLPDARAAERARAGVRDVYEKAGSGAGMAAFIVMTSWQGEFTDDYFVQPAPDPAAFGMPAEDDGSRDDPLLSDRSWAVSDYRPDVGALTAAPTRIVIAVGEESGDTFTARTSVAMAELLGQRPAVFPSHHGGFVGGESGYAGQPEAFARKLREVLDAAG comes from the coding sequence ATGACTACGCAGGTGCTCAAGACTCCCGAGGTCGACCTCGTCTATGACGTTCACGGGCCGCTGCCGGGCGGCGGCGGGCGTCCGCCGCTGTTCATGATCGGGCAGCCCATGGACGCCAGTGGCTTCGGCGCGCTGGCGTCGCACTTCCCTGACCGCAGCGTGATCACCTATGACCCGCGCGGGCTCGGGCGCAGCGTCCGCAGGGACGGCCGCGTCGACCAGGCGCCCGAGATCCAGGCCGGCGACGTGTACGCGGTCATCGAGGCGCTCGGCGCGGGGCCGGTCGAGATGTTCGCGAGCAGCGGCGGCGCGGTGACCGCGCTCGCGCTCGTGACCGCCCACCCCGACTGCGTGACCACCCTGGTGGCGCACGAGCCGCCGCTCATCGCGGTGCTCCCCGACGCCCGGGCCGCCGAGCGCGCCCGGGCCGGCGTCCGGGACGTCTACGAGAAGGCGGGCTCGGGCGCCGGCATGGCGGCCTTCATCGTGATGACGTCGTGGCAGGGCGAGTTCACCGACGACTACTTCGTCCAGCCCGCCCCGGACCCCGCCGCGTTCGGGATGCCGGCCGAGGACGACGGGTCCCGTGACGATCCGCTGCTGTCCGACCGGTCGTGGGCGGTCAGTGACTACCGGCCCGACGTCGGCGCGCTGACCGCGGCACCGACAAGGATCGTGATCGCGGTGGGCGAAGAGTCCGGGGACACCTTCACCGCACGCACCTCGGTGGCGATGGCCGAGCTGCTCGGTCAGCGACCGGCCGTCTTCCCGAGTCACCACGGCGGCTTCGTCGGCGGCGAGTCCGGCTACGCCGGGCAGCCCGAAGCCTTCGCGCGCAAGCTCCGCGAGGTCCTCGACGCCGCCGGCTGA
- a CDS encoding pyridoxal phosphate-dependent aminotransferase gives MQVNQSGKLINVCYDIRGPVLKRAKQLESEGSKILKLHIGNPAPFGFEAPPELLQDMIRNLPEAHGYSDSKGILPARRAVVQRFEDSGVAGVDVEDVYLGNGVSELIVMTLQALLNDGDEVLIPAPDYPLWTASASLCGGTPVHYLCDEDDGWQPSLDDIESKISDRTRALVIINPNNPTGAVYSREVLSRIVEVARRRNLIIFADEIYDRILYDDTEHVPIASLAPDLLCLTFGGLSKNYRVAGFRSGWVVLSGPKEHAESYIEGLDILANMRLCPNVPGQHAIQAALGGYQSIDDLVLPTGRLGEQRDRAWKLLNDLPGVSCVKPTGALYVFPRLDPEMYPIEDDMRFALDLLEQQKLLIVQGTGFNWPSTDHFRIVTLQYADDLEDAVGRIGEFLSAYRR, from the coding sequence ATGCAGGTCAACCAGTCGGGCAAGCTGATCAACGTCTGTTACGACATCCGCGGGCCGGTCCTCAAGCGCGCCAAGCAGCTGGAGAGCGAGGGAAGCAAGATCCTCAAGCTGCACATCGGCAACCCGGCCCCCTTCGGGTTCGAGGCACCGCCCGAACTCCTCCAGGACATGATCCGCAACCTGCCGGAGGCGCACGGCTACAGCGACTCCAAGGGCATCCTCCCCGCGCGCCGCGCCGTCGTGCAGCGCTTCGAGGACAGCGGGGTCGCCGGCGTCGACGTCGAGGACGTCTACCTCGGCAACGGCGTCTCCGAGCTCATCGTCATGACGCTGCAGGCGCTGCTCAACGACGGCGACGAGGTGCTCATCCCGGCGCCCGACTACCCGCTGTGGACGGCGTCGGCGTCGCTGTGCGGGGGCACGCCCGTCCACTACCTGTGCGACGAGGACGACGGCTGGCAGCCGAGCCTGGACGACATCGAGTCCAAGATCAGCGACCGCACCCGCGCCCTGGTGATCATCAACCCGAACAACCCGACCGGCGCCGTCTACTCGCGCGAGGTGCTCTCGCGCATCGTCGAGGTCGCCCGCCGCCGCAACCTGATCATCTTCGCGGACGAGATCTACGACCGGATCCTCTACGACGACACCGAACACGTCCCGATCGCGTCCCTGGCCCCCGACCTGCTGTGCCTCACCTTCGGCGGGCTGTCCAAGAACTACCGCGTCGCCGGGTTCCGCTCGGGATGGGTTGTGCTGTCCGGCCCTAAGGAGCACGCCGAGTCCTACATCGAGGGCCTCGACATCCTCGCCAACATGCGGCTGTGCCCGAACGTCCCGGGGCAGCACGCCATCCAGGCCGCCCTCGGCGGCTACCAGAGCATCGACGACCTCGTCCTGCCCACCGGGCGCCTCGGCGAGCAGCGCGACCGCGCCTGGAAACTGCTGAACGACCTGCCGGGCGTCAGCTGCGTCAAGCCCACGGGCGCCCTCTACGTCTTCCCGCGCCTCGACCCGGAGATGTACCCGATCGAGGACGACATGCGCTTCGCCCTCGACCTGCTGGAGCAGCAGAAGCTCCTCATCGTCCAGGGGACCGGGTTCAACTGGCCGTCCACCGACCACTTCCGCATCGTCACGCTCCAGTACGCCGACGACCTGGAGGACGCCGTCGGCCGCATCGGCGAGTTCCTGTCGGCCTACCGCCGCTAG
- a CDS encoding ABC transporter permease, translating to MTGLVLKELWGRKRRLAGSLVAVFLGVTFLTGTLVLGDTLAASIDGYVSSAYGDTDVVVRNATKVSDAPWGARGQIDASVLDRVRQVKGVANAEPTIEGSGQLLASDGTVIASRGPRTAGNWKTDPKLNPYRLAEGRAPRAPDEVVIDRMFADEGHLKVGDRTAVLTPEKVPVTVVGISMFGDEEAFGETSFTAFSLEGARLHVAKGADRISGVAVRARDGVDQAELASRVRAALPAGVQALTKKAQVEEGMSLVQNGFLRVFRTVLAAFGGVALLVAAFSIHNTFAITMAQRTRESALLRALGAGRRQVVTIVGFEALVIGAAATLAGFAGGLGFAALLRELFIRFRIGIALEGLTVAATTIMIAVPVGLLVTLAAALGPALKASRVPPLAALREVAAEASRPTETRLIVGGVFAAVAVGTVAFGAVTEQMAMAAAGAVMTVVSMVVLGPVAARPVAMLLGGPAARLRGVPGTLARDNATRSPARTAGAATALMIGVGVVTLMTVFLGSLRASLEDGVAGSFQGPIVVDAGTNETGGFATSLVQEAAKLPQVSDVAGMGRGSMRVNGKPSTVSVADPSGLRRVLDLDVTQGGLTDAGTFAVSKKAADDNGWRVGTAVGVTFADGASQRLTVGAVYDNTDLTGDYLVPRTVWNAHTRQPLDTRAFLELKPGASVTSARQALAVLAKPYGAPAVESRDEFVAAQTEEMAGFISVVYGMLILAIVVALLGIANTLSLAVHERTRELGLLRAVGATRPQIRSMVRWESVIVALFGTGGGLVLGVFLGWGLGAALGNPFAPPAAQVAVIAVVGAVAGALAAIRPARRAARLAILSAIAAP from the coding sequence ATGACCGGCCTCGTCCTCAAGGAGCTGTGGGGACGCAAGCGCCGCCTGGCGGGCTCCCTGGTGGCGGTCTTCCTCGGCGTGACGTTCCTGACCGGGACGCTCGTCCTCGGCGACACCCTCGCGGCGAGCATCGACGGGTACGTGTCCAGCGCGTACGGCGACACGGACGTGGTCGTGCGGAACGCGACCAAGGTGAGCGACGCGCCGTGGGGCGCGCGCGGGCAGATCGACGCGTCGGTCCTGGACAGGGTGCGCCAGGTCAAGGGCGTCGCCAACGCCGAGCCGACCATCGAGGGATCCGGGCAGCTGCTCGCCTCGGACGGCACGGTGATCGCGTCGCGCGGCCCCCGGACGGCGGGCAACTGGAAGACCGACCCGAAGCTCAACCCCTACCGGCTCGCCGAGGGGCGGGCGCCCCGCGCGCCGGACGAGGTCGTCATCGACAGGATGTTCGCCGACGAGGGCCACCTGAAGGTCGGCGACCGGACGGCGGTGCTCACGCCCGAGAAGGTCCCGGTGACCGTTGTCGGCATCAGCATGTTCGGCGACGAGGAGGCCTTCGGCGAGACGTCCTTCACGGCGTTCTCCCTCGAAGGCGCCCGCCTGCACGTCGCGAAGGGCGCCGACCGCATCAGCGGTGTCGCCGTCCGGGCCCGGGACGGCGTCGACCAGGCGGAACTGGCGTCCCGCGTGCGGGCGGCGCTGCCCGCCGGGGTGCAGGCCCTCACGAAGAAGGCGCAGGTCGAGGAGGGCATGAGCCTCGTCCAGAACGGCTTCCTGCGCGTGTTCCGGACCGTGCTGGCCGCGTTCGGCGGGGTGGCGCTGCTGGTCGCCGCGTTCAGCATCCACAACACGTTCGCGATCACGATGGCGCAGCGGACCCGCGAGTCGGCCCTGCTGCGCGCGCTCGGCGCCGGGCGCCGGCAGGTCGTCACCATCGTCGGCTTCGAGGCGCTGGTGATCGGCGCCGCCGCGACCCTCGCCGGGTTCGCCGGCGGGCTCGGGTTCGCCGCCCTGCTGCGCGAGCTGTTCATCCGGTTCCGCATCGGGATCGCGCTGGAGGGCCTCACCGTCGCCGCCACCACGATCATGATCGCGGTTCCCGTCGGGCTGCTGGTCACGCTGGCCGCCGCGCTCGGGCCGGCGCTCAAGGCGTCGCGGGTGCCGCCGCTGGCCGCGCTGCGCGAGGTCGCGGCCGAGGCGTCCCGCCCGACCGAGACCCGGCTCATCGTCGGCGGCGTCTTCGCGGCCGTCGCGGTCGGCACCGTCGCGTTCGGCGCGGTCACCGAGCAGATGGCGATGGCGGCCGCGGGCGCGGTGATGACCGTCGTCTCTATGGTCGTCCTCGGGCCCGTCGCCGCCCGTCCCGTCGCGATGCTGCTCGGCGGGCCCGCGGCGCGGCTGCGCGGCGTGCCCGGGACGCTCGCGCGCGACAACGCCACCCGCAGCCCGGCGCGCACGGCAGGCGCGGCGACCGCCCTGATGATCGGCGTCGGGGTCGTCACGCTGATGACGGTGTTCCTCGGATCGCTGCGCGCCTCTCTGGAGGACGGCGTCGCCGGGTCGTTCCAGGGCCCGATCGTCGTGGACGCGGGCACCAACGAGACCGGCGGGTTCGCCACCTCGCTCGTTCAGGAGGCGGCCAAGCTGCCTCAGGTGAGTGACGTCGCCGGAATGGGCAGGGGCAGCATGCGGGTGAACGGCAAGCCGTCCACCGTAAGCGTGGCCGACCCGTCCGGCCTGCGGCGCGTCCTCGACCTGGACGTTACTCAAGGCGGCCTCACCGACGCCGGTACGTTCGCCGTCTCGAAGAAGGCCGCGGACGACAACGGCTGGCGCGTGGGTACAGCTGTCGGCGTGACGTTCGCGGACGGCGCCTCACAGAGGCTCACCGTGGGCGCCGTCTACGACAACACCGACTTGACCGGCGACTACCTCGTCCCGCGAACGGTGTGGAACGCGCACACCAGGCAGCCTCTGGACACCAGGGCGTTCCTCGAGCTGAAGCCGGGCGCGTCGGTCACGTCCGCGCGGCAGGCCCTCGCCGTCCTGGCCAAGCCGTACGGGGCGCCCGCCGTCGAGTCGCGGGACGAGTTCGTCGCGGCGCAGACCGAGGAGATGGCCGGTTTCATCAGCGTCGTCTACGGGATGCTGATCCTGGCCATCGTCGTCGCGCTGCTCGGCATCGCCAACACGCTGTCGCTCGCCGTCCACGAACGGACCCGCGAACTCGGCCTGCTCCGCGCGGTCGGCGCGACGCGCCCGCAGATCCGGTCGATGGTGCGCTGGGAATCGGTCATCGTGGCGCTGTTCGGCACCGGCGGTGGCCTCGTCCTCGGGGTCTTCCTGGGCTGGGGCCTCGGCGCGGCCCTCGGCAACCCGTTCGCGCCGCCCGCCGCGCAGGTCGCGGTCATCGCCGTGGTCGGCGCGGTCGCCGGGGCGCTCGCCGCGATCCGCCCCGCCCGGCGCGCGGCGCGGCTGGCGATCCTGTCGGCCATCGCCGCACCCTGA
- a CDS encoding ABC transporter ATP-binding protein, whose product MGNAAEARRSIGEGAVAGGARTVGLGKVYGAGAMAVRALDDVSVEFPAGRFTAIMGPSGAGKSTLMHCVAGLEDATSGKVYVGGQELGALSDRRLTRLRRERIGFVFQAFNLLPTLTARDNILLPLTLAGAGPEREWLDTVVRVLKLGDRLSHRPSELSGGQQQRVALARALVTRPQIVFADEPTGNLDSRTGAEVLALLRDAVDHLGQTVAMVTHDPVAAGHADAVVFLADGRIVDVMDAPTPDRVLDRMRGLGDPR is encoded by the coding sequence ATGGGAAACGCAGCGGAAGCAAGGCGATCGATCGGCGAGGGCGCCGTCGCGGGCGGCGCCCGCACGGTCGGCCTCGGCAAGGTGTACGGGGCCGGCGCCATGGCGGTGCGGGCCCTCGACGACGTCAGCGTGGAGTTCCCGGCGGGCCGGTTCACCGCGATCATGGGGCCGTCCGGGGCCGGGAAGTCCACGCTCATGCACTGCGTCGCGGGCCTGGAGGACGCGACGTCCGGCAAGGTCTACGTGGGCGGCCAGGAGCTCGGCGCGCTGTCGGACCGCCGCCTGACCCGGCTCAGGCGCGAGCGGATCGGATTCGTGTTCCAGGCGTTCAACCTGCTCCCCACGCTGACCGCCCGCGACAACATCCTCCTGCCCCTGACCCTCGCGGGGGCGGGCCCGGAGCGGGAGTGGCTCGACACGGTCGTCCGCGTCCTGAAACTGGGGGACCGGCTGTCGCACCGCCCGTCCGAGCTGTCGGGCGGGCAGCAGCAGCGGGTGGCGCTGGCACGCGCCCTGGTCACGCGCCCGCAGATCGTGTTCGCGGACGAGCCGACCGGCAACCTCGACTCCCGCACCGGCGCCGAGGTGCTGGCGCTCCTGCGCGACGCCGTGGACCACCTGGGCCAGACCGTGGCGATGGTCACCCACGACCCGGTCGCCGCCGGGCACGCCGACGCGGTGGTGTTCCTCGCCGACGGCAGGATCGTCGACGTCATGGACGCGCCCACGCCCGACCGCGTGCTCGACCGCATGCGCGGACTGGGGGACCCCCGATGA
- a CDS encoding ATP-dependent DNA helicase has translation MATLLAAAVASVGGAERPGQVTMAQAVEKAIESGEHVAAQAGTGTGKSLAYLVPAIRHAVKEKTTVVVSTATIALQRQLVDRDLPRLAEALGPLLGTELKFAILKGRRNYLCLHRVQTGVPEEEDGGPSLFDPQQLSSLGRQVKRLNEWAEETKTGDRDELVPGVGEQAWRQVAVTAKECLGAQRCPQGSECFAELARAEAGEAHIVVTNHALLAIDALEEFQVLPEHDVVIVDEAHELVDRVTSVATGDLSAAGVETAARRCGRLTEEHLADRLKEAAEGLGLLLEEMPAGRMDVLSGGLGNTLASVRDAAHACVTALGPEKKDADPGDMAARKAARSSLEELHDTAVRILEAFQPEMAQRFDVVWLEKPFVQEGRPKRPPALHVAPIGVGGLLRTTLFEQRTAVLTSATLTLGGSFEPLARQWGLPPLDEGGSRDAKTAAEGLAQTATEKGEEETQVVWSGLDVGSPFDHPKAGILYVARHLPQPGRDGLADAYLTEITELIEAAGGRTLGLFSSMRAARQAADELKDHLSHPLLCQGEDSTSLLVKQFAEDERTCLFGTLSLWQGVDVPGPSLQLVIMDRIPFPRPDDPVSSARSRAVAARGGNGFMAVAATHAALLLAQGAGRLLRSMDDRGVVAVLDPRLATARYGGFLKNSLPPFWATTDPAVVRGALRRLDAAAAPS, from the coding sequence ATGGCGACCCTTCTCGCCGCGGCCGTCGCGTCCGTCGGGGGCGCCGAGCGCCCCGGGCAGGTGACGATGGCGCAGGCGGTGGAGAAGGCCATCGAGTCCGGGGAGCACGTCGCCGCTCAGGCGGGCACGGGGACGGGCAAGTCGCTCGCCTATCTGGTCCCCGCGATCCGCCACGCCGTCAAGGAGAAGACGACGGTGGTGGTGTCCACGGCGACGATCGCGTTGCAGCGGCAGCTCGTCGACCGCGACCTGCCGCGGCTCGCGGAGGCCCTCGGGCCACTGCTCGGGACGGAGCTGAAGTTCGCGATCCTCAAGGGGCGCCGCAACTACCTGTGCCTGCACCGGGTGCAGACGGGCGTGCCCGAGGAGGAGGACGGCGGGCCGAGCCTGTTCGACCCGCAGCAGCTGTCCTCGCTCGGGCGCCAGGTCAAGCGGCTGAACGAGTGGGCCGAGGAGACGAAGACCGGCGACCGCGACGAGCTGGTGCCGGGAGTGGGCGAGCAGGCGTGGCGGCAGGTCGCCGTGACGGCGAAGGAGTGCCTGGGCGCGCAGCGGTGCCCGCAGGGCAGCGAGTGCTTCGCCGAGCTGGCGCGGGCGGAGGCGGGCGAGGCGCACATCGTCGTCACGAACCACGCGCTGCTGGCCATCGACGCCCTGGAGGAGTTCCAGGTCCTGCCCGAGCACGACGTGGTGATCGTGGACGAGGCGCACGAGCTGGTCGACCGGGTCACCTCCGTCGCGACCGGGGATCTGAGCGCGGCCGGGGTGGAGACGGCCGCGCGGCGGTGCGGGCGCCTGACCGAGGAGCACCTCGCCGACCGGCTCAAGGAGGCCGCCGAAGGGCTCGGCCTTCTGCTGGAGGAGATGCCCGCGGGCCGTATGGACGTCCTGTCCGGCGGCCTGGGCAACACCCTGGCGTCCGTGCGGGACGCCGCGCACGCCTGCGTCACGGCGCTCGGGCCGGAGAAGAAGGACGCCGACCCCGGCGACATGGCCGCGCGCAAGGCGGCGCGGTCCTCGCTGGAGGAGCTGCACGACACGGCGGTGCGGATCCTGGAGGCGTTCCAGCCCGAGATGGCGCAGCGCTTCGACGTGGTGTGGCTGGAGAAGCCGTTCGTCCAGGAAGGGCGCCCGAAGCGGCCTCCGGCGCTGCACGTGGCGCCGATCGGCGTCGGCGGGCTGCTGCGCACGACGCTGTTCGAGCAGCGCACCGCAGTGCTCACGTCGGCGACGCTCACGCTGGGCGGGTCGTTCGAGCCGCTCGCCCGCCAGTGGGGCCTGCCGCCGCTGGACGAGGGCGGCTCACGGGACGCCAAGACCGCCGCCGAGGGCCTCGCCCAGACCGCGACGGAGAAGGGCGAGGAGGAGACCCAGGTCGTCTGGTCGGGGCTCGACGTCGGTTCGCCGTTCGACCATCCGAAGGCGGGCATCCTCTACGTCGCGCGGCATCTGCCGCAGCCGGGGCGGGACGGCCTCGCCGACGCCTACCTGACCGAGATCACCGAGCTGATCGAGGCGGCGGGCGGGCGGACGCTCGGCCTGTTCTCCTCGATGCGCGCCGCGCGCCAGGCCGCCGACGAGTTGAAGGACCACCTGTCCCACCCGCTGCTCTGCCAGGGCGAAGACTCCACGTCCCTGCTGGTGAAGCAGTTCGCCGAGGACGAGCGGACCTGCCTGTTCGGCACCCTGTCGCTGTGGCAGGGCGTCGACGTCCCCGGCCCGTCGCTGCAGCTCGTCATCATGGACCGCATCCCGTTCCCGCGCCCGGACGACCCGGTGTCGTCGGCGCGGTCCCGGGCCGTCGCGGCGCGGGGCGGCAACGGGTTCATGGCGGTCGCGGCGACGCACGCGGCGCTGCTGCTCGCGCAGGGCGCGGGCCGGCTGCTGCGCTCGATGGACGACCGCGGCGTGGTCGCCGTCCTCGACCCGCGGCTCGCCACGGCCCGCTACGGCGGCTTCCTCAAGAACTCGCTGCCGCCGTTCTGGGCGACCACGGATCCCGCGGTCGTCCGCGGCGCGCTCCGGCGCCTCGACGCCGCCGCGGCGCCGTCCTAG
- a CDS encoding polysaccharide deacetylase family protein has protein sequence MNGPNLVRRVAGAVLAVAVFGFLSTLTPAQGKVRPVARTEPPKAGPGPRPAAPPKPPPPDCARAKCLALTFDDGPAESTAELLDILAARKVRATFFIVGENAARHPELVRRELEAGHEIADHSYTHADLGRASKKKIMAELTRTQDAIRRASGVTPVLLRPPYGSTSERLTKITRELGMAQVLWTVDPLDWEHRDTAYVEKRVLKAARPGYIVLMHDIHPTSVRAVPKIIDRLAAEGYVFVTVPELFGGRLTPGKEYVQRNSGDPQGLP, from the coding sequence ATGAACGGGCCGAACCTTGTTCGGCGGGTGGCCGGGGCCGTGCTCGCGGTCGCGGTGTTCGGGTTCCTGAGCACCCTCACCCCGGCCCAGGGCAAGGTGAGGCCCGTCGCGCGGACCGAACCCCCCAAGGCCGGCCCCGGGCCGAGACCGGCGGCGCCCCCCAAGCCGCCGCCGCCCGACTGCGCGCGGGCCAAGTGCCTGGCGCTGACGTTCGACGACGGGCCCGCGGAGAGCACCGCGGAGCTGCTGGACATCCTCGCCGCCCGCAAGGTCAGGGCGACGTTCTTCATCGTGGGCGAGAACGCCGCGAGGCACCCGGAGCTGGTGCGGCGCGAGCTGGAGGCCGGGCACGAGATCGCCGACCACAGCTACACGCACGCCGACCTCGGAAGGGCGTCCAAGAAGAAGATCATGGCGGAGCTGACGCGGACGCAGGACGCGATCCGGCGGGCGTCGGGGGTCACGCCCGTGCTGCTCAGGCCGCCCTACGGGTCGACCTCCGAGCGGCTGACGAAGATCACGCGGGAGCTGGGGATGGCGCAGGTGCTGTGGACGGTCGACCCCCTCGACTGGGAGCACCGCGACACCGCCTACGTCGAGAAGCGGGTGCTGAAGGCGGCGCGGCCCGGCTACATCGTGCTGATGCACGACATCCATCCGACGAGCGTGCGGGCCGTCCCGAAGATCATCGACCGGCTGGCGGCCGAGGGGTACGTGTTCGTCACGGTGCCCGAGCTGTTCGGCGGGCGCCTGACCCCCGGGAAGGAGTACGTCCAGCGGAATTCAGGGGATCCTCAGGGTCTTCCCTGA